In the genome of Bacillus sp. S3, one region contains:
- the cdaA gene encoding diadenylate cyclase CdaA, giving the protein MQFADFTVWKYLASIVDIVLVWYVIYKLINVIRGTKAVQLLKGILVILLVRVVGEWLGLTTLSWMMQQAINWGFLAVIIIFQPELRRALEQLGRGRFFSSSRTQDDDNQEKTVEAILKATDYMAKRRIGALISIERETGMSDYIETGIQLNSNISSELLINIFIPNTPLHDGAVIIQRNNVSAAACYLPLSESPFISKELGTRHRAALGISEVTDSVTVVVSEETGNISLTKNGELHRDLKLEELKTLLTSEMVIQNKTKQASSARWNWRGKSNG; this is encoded by the coding sequence ATGCAGTTTGCTGATTTTACTGTATGGAAGTATCTAGCTAGTATTGTTGATATTGTCCTCGTATGGTATGTCATTTACAAGCTGATCAATGTGATAAGAGGAACGAAGGCTGTTCAGTTATTAAAAGGAATTCTCGTTATTCTTCTTGTCAGAGTGGTCGGTGAGTGGCTTGGTTTAACGACATTAAGCTGGATGATGCAACAGGCCATAAATTGGGGATTTCTTGCCGTTATCATTATCTTTCAGCCTGAACTTAGAAGGGCCCTTGAGCAATTAGGAAGAGGGCGATTTTTTTCCAGCAGCAGAACACAGGATGATGATAATCAGGAAAAAACAGTCGAAGCCATTTTAAAAGCGACCGATTATATGGCAAAGCGACGAATCGGAGCATTAATCTCAATTGAACGAGAAACGGGCATGAGTGATTACATAGAAACTGGAATCCAATTAAACTCCAATATTTCATCGGAATTGCTCATAAATATTTTTATACCTAATACACCTCTACATGATGGTGCAGTTATTATTCAAAGAAATAATGTTTCAGCAGCAGCCTGCTATCTTCCTTTATCCGAAAGCCCGTTTATTTCAAAGGAACTGGGTACTAGACATCGGGCTGCATTAGGAATCAGTGAAGTCACCGATAGTGTAACAGTCGTCGTATCGGAAGAGACAGGTAATATTTCACTGACCAAAAATGGTGAACTCCACCGCGATCTAAAGTTAGAGGAATTAAAAACGCTCCTTACGAGTGAAATGGTGATTCAAAACAAAACGAAACAAGCTTCTTCAGCTCGTTGGAACTGGAGGGGGAAAAGCAATGGATAA
- a CDS encoding YbbR-like domain-containing protein, with protein sequence MDKLMDNPWFLKVLALLLAVLLYSSVPNTGKKLSDVNVPGEKATETIQDIPVKVYYDTENLVVSGIPNTVDITIKGPLTHVQSAKASKNFEVYVDLTDAKIGKQKVNLKVRNLSDKLKATLKPASVNVTIQEKITKEFKVDAEFNSSQIEEGYSAGQPVVEPSKVKITGAKDVIDRITYVKATIEEKGKLKASITKEARIQVLDKELNKLNVVVEPETVKMTIPIKSNTKTVPINIVKKGTPPPGVTIESIDIDEKEATITGNDDVLKNTENVRVEVDLSKISENTTLTLPVIISNGVSKVSPQTVKATIVVKKQEETTVSGVPVKIQGLTDTLKAELNDPASQTINIMVNGISGTVSNIGPEDFTVFIDLSGLSEGSHDVKIQVEGPTDVNWKPDKSTAKVTITNNA encoded by the coding sequence ATGGATAAACTGATGGATAACCCTTGGTTCTTAAAAGTTCTGGCCTTGTTATTGGCAGTCCTGTTATATTCTTCTGTGCCCAATACAGGGAAAAAATTATCAGATGTGAATGTCCCTGGCGAAAAAGCCACAGAAACCATTCAGGATATACCTGTAAAGGTTTATTATGATACAGAAAATTTAGTCGTATCCGGTATTCCCAACACGGTTGATATTACTATCAAAGGGCCTCTCACCCATGTCCAGTCTGCTAAAGCTTCAAAGAACTTTGAAGTGTATGTCGATTTGACCGATGCAAAGATAGGAAAACAGAAGGTAAACCTTAAGGTGAGGAATTTATCTGATAAATTGAAGGCGACGTTGAAACCGGCTAGTGTAAATGTCACGATCCAAGAAAAGATAACGAAGGAATTTAAAGTCGATGCCGAATTTAACTCTAGCCAAATTGAAGAAGGTTATTCAGCAGGACAACCTGTTGTTGAGCCAAGTAAAGTAAAAATTACCGGTGCTAAAGATGTAATTGACCGGATTACCTATGTGAAGGCGACGATTGAGGAAAAGGGTAAACTGAAAGCTTCCATTACGAAAGAAGCACGGATACAAGTACTAGACAAGGAATTAAACAAGCTGAATGTTGTCGTGGAGCCGGAGACAGTCAAAATGACGATCCCCATTAAGAGTAATACGAAAACGGTTCCCATCAATATTGTCAAAAAAGGCACACCTCCACCGGGTGTTACGATTGAATCGATCGATATTGATGAAAAAGAAGCGACGATTACAGGGAATGACGATGTTCTGAAAAACACAGAAAATGTAAGAGTGGAAGTGGATCTTAGTAAAATTTCTGAAAACACCACTCTAACCTTACCTGTCATCATCTCAAATGGGGTCTCGAAGGTGTCTCCGCAAACTGTAAAAGCAACCATAGTGGTCAAAAAACAAGAAGAGACAACCGTCTCTGGTGTACCAGTGAAAATCCAAGGGTTAACTGACACCCTTAAGGCAGAGTTGAATGACCCCGCGAGCCAAACGATTAATATTATGGTGAATGGCATAAGTGGGACAGTTTCGAATATTGGCCCGGAAGACTTTACTGTTTTCATCGACTTATCCGGATTATCGGAAGGAAGTCACGATGTTAAAATTCAGGTAGAAGGCCCGACAGATGTCAACTGGAAGCCTGATAAATCGACAGCAAAAGTTACGATAACGAATAACGCATAA